A genome region from Patagioenas fasciata isolate bPatFas1 chromosome 31, bPatFas1.hap1, whole genome shotgun sequence includes the following:
- the LOC139825941 gene encoding uncharacterized protein yields the protein MRAPPALLSLSLPLSLSLSLWLPLSLPGGAGAYGFRNCIQSPRDPGSFRCVQRFLRAAAAAVSDLPAAATALNLSRNALPALGPRAFAGLPALRSLDVAHNALAALAPGAFAGLAALRSLDLAHNRLRRLEEGALAGLGNLTRLRLDHNPLGALAPGALRPLRALRRLSLRGGRLAALAPVAAAVAPLRALRLLDLCGNRIAALGPAPPLPEPLAALRLCNNSLRELRGAAPALLPRSLRDLDLSYNNISAAAPFARLRLRGLRRLRVAGNALDALELLRASDVRPRGLDPSGLRLEPAGVRALCGRLAAGGARLPRLRLRGNGLRELPDGALSACPALGALDLSGNRLRELRCAGRLLAPRQRAALGELRAEHNALRRLAPCGGAPELPALRNLSLRFNRILLAGPGAFAFAPGLRELRLDVNGLARLDRAALRGLRELRALRLDNNLLSDLFAGSFADLGQLRSLNLRNNRVSVLFAGAFAGLRRLDTLDLGGNNLRHLAGAALRGLGALRRLYLDRNRLQELSAEAFRAVRGALEVLDLRANALRFEHRAPRRPPPFRELGRLRALKLQAQQPFGLHVVPRRLFQGLRSLSALHLSQNWLLAVAPDAFDDLARLGYLGLADSGGGMGDLPAGVFKNLSALRVLDLENAGLRSLGAAVLGNLSALRQLRLARNALRTLDPALPAALPALRYLDLRKCPLRCACANAWLPRWLRRAPLQAVYLFNYTCGGADGGGGGAGGAPRYLHRFDAAVCFAGAGRALFAGTAPALLLLLALPLLRARAGGWLRYRLWALRAGRRRDPRRFAFHAFVSYSAADEAWVLGELVPRLEGAALRLCLHHRDFAPGRAVLDNIADAVHASRAAVCVLSRAFLRSAWCHAELQLATHRLLEERLRDALVLVFLERVPARRLPAFLRLRPELLRRTHLRWPADPRERPLFWARLQAALRGAGGDDDEEEEEG from the coding sequence ATGCGCGCCCCTCCCGCGCTGCTGTCGCTGTCGCTGCCGCTGTCGCTGTCGCTGTCGCTGTGGCTGCCGCTGTCCCTGCCGGGGGGCGCGGGCGCCTACGGCTTCCGCAACTGCATCCAGTCCCCCCGGGACCCCGGCAGCTTCCGCTGCGTGCAGCGCTTcctgcgggcggcggcggcggcggtgtcGGACCTGCCCGCGGCGGCCACGGCGCTCAACCTGTCCCGCAACGCGCTGCCCGCGCTGGGCCCGCGCGCGTTCGCGGGGCTGCCCGCGCTGCGCTCGCTGGACGTGGCGCACAACGCGCTGGCCGCGCTGGCCCCGGGCGCGTTCGCGGGGCTGGCGGCGCTGCGCTCGCTGGACCTGGCGCACAACCGGCTGCGGCGGCTGGAGGAGGGCGCGCTGGCCGGGCTGGGCAACCTCACGCGGCTGCGCCTGGACCACAACCCGCTGGGCGCGCTGGCCCCGGGCGCGCTGCGGCCGCTGCGGGCGCTGCGCCGCCTGTCGCTGCGCGGGGGGCGGCTGGCGGCGCTGGCCCcggtggcggcggcggtggcgcCGCTGCGGGCGCTGCGGCTGCTGGACCTGTGCGGGAACCGCATCGCGGCGCTgggccccgcgccgccgctgcCGGAGCCGCTGGCCGCGCTGCGGCTGTGCAACAACTCGCTGCGGGAGCTGCGCGGGGCGGCCCCCGCGCTGCTGCCGCGCAGCCTGCGCGACCTGGACCTGTCCTACAACAACATCTCGGCGGCCGCGCCGTTCgcgcggctgcggctgcgggggCTGCGGCGGCTGCGGGTGGCGGGCAACGCGCTGGACGCGCTGGAGCTGCTGCGGGCGTCCGACGTGCGGCCGCGCGGGCTGGACCCGTCCGGGCTGCGCCTGGAGCCCGCGGGCGTGCGGGCGCTGTGCGGGCGcctggcggcgggcggggcgcggctgccgcggctgcggctgcgggggAACGGGCTGCGGGAGCTGCCGGACGGCGCGCTGAGCGCCTGCCCCGCGCTGGGCGCGCTCGACCTGTCCGGGAACCGGCTGCGGGAGCTGCGCTGCGCGGGGCGGCTGCTGGCGCCGCGGCAGCGGGCGGCGCTGGGCGAGCTGCGGGCCGAGCACAACGCGCTGCGGCGCCTGGCGCCGTGCGGGGGCGCGCCCGAGCTGCCGGCGCTGCGCAACCTGTCCCTGCGCTTCAACCGCATCCTGCTGGCCGGGCCGGGCGCGTTCGCCTTcgcgccggggctgcgggagctGCGCCTGGACGTGAACGGGCTGGCGCGGCTGGACCGCGCGGCGCTGCGCGGGCTGCGGGAGCTGCGGGCGCTGCGCTTGGACAACAACCTGCTCAGCGACCTGTTCGCCGGCTCCTTCGCCGACCTGGGGCAGCTGCGCAGCCTCAACCTGCGCAACAACCGCGTGTCCGTGCTGTTCGCCGGCGCCTTCGCGGGGCTGCGGCGCCTGGACACGCTGGACCTGGGCGGCAACAACCTGCGGCACCTGGCGGGGGCGGCGCTGCGGGGGCTGGGGGCGCTGCGCCGGCTCTACCTGGACCGCAAccggctgcaggagctgagcgCCGAGGCGTTCCGGGCCGTGCGGGGCGCGCTGGAGGTGCTGGACCTGCGCGCCAACGCGCTGCGCTTCGAGCACCGCGccccgcggcggccgccgccgttcCGGGAGCTGGGCCGGCTGCGGGCGCTGAAGCTGCAGGCGCAGCAGCCGTTCGGGCTGCACGTCGTGCCGCGCCGCCTGTTCCAGGGGCTGCGCTCGCTGTCGGCGCTGCACCTGTCGCAGAACTGGCTGCTGGCCGTGGCGCCCGACGCCTTCGACGACCTGGCCCGCCTGGGCTACCTGGGCCTGGCCGACAGCGGCGGCGGGATGGGCGACCTGCCCGCCGGCGTCTTCAAGAACCTGAGCGCGCTGCGGGTGCTGGACCTGGAGAACGCGGGGCTGCGCAGCCTGGGCGCGGCGGTGCTGGGCAACCTGAGCGCGCTGCGGCAGCTGCGCCTGGCGCGCAACGCGCTGCGCACCCTGGACCCCGCGCTGCCCGCCGCGCTGCCCGCGCTGCGCTACCTGGACCTGCGCAAGTGCCCGCTGCGCTGCGCCTGCGCCAACGCGTGGCTGCCGCGCTGGCTGCGCCGGGCGCCGCTGCAGGCGGTCTACCTGTTCAACTACACCTGCGGCGGGGCggacggcggcgggggcggcgcggggggggcgccGCGCTACCTGCACCGCTTCGACGCCGCCGTGTGCTTCGCGGGCGCGGGCCGGGCGCTGTTCGCGGGCACGGCgcccgcgctgctgctgctgctggcgctgccgcTGCTGCGCGCCCGGGCGGGGGGGTGGCTGCGCTACCGCCTGTGGGCGCTGCGCGCCGGGCGGCGCCGCGACCCGCGCCGCTTCGCCTTCCACGCGTTCGTGTCGTACAGCGCGGCGGACGAGGCGTGGGTGCTGGGCGAGCTGGTGCCGCGGCTGGAGGGGGCGGCGCTGCGGCTCTGCCTGCACCACCGCGACTTCGCGCCGGGGCGGGCGGTGCTGGACAACATCGCGGACGCCGTGCACGCGTCGCGCGCGGCCGTGTGCGTGCTGAGCCGCGCGTTCCTGCGCAGCGCGTGGTGCCACGCGGAGCTGCAGCTCGCCACGCACCGCCTGCTGGAGGAGCGGCTGCGGGACGCGCTCGTGCTCGTGTTCCTGGAGCGCGTCCCCGCGCGCCGCCTGCCCGCCTTCCTGCGCCTGCGCCCGGAGCTGCTGCGCCGCACGCACCTGCGCTGGCCCGCGGACCCGCGCGAGCGCCCGCTCTTCTGGGCGCGCCTGCAGGCGGCGctgcgcggcgcggggggggacgacgacgaggaggaggaggaggggtga
- the CD79A gene encoding B-cell antigen receptor complex-associated protein alpha chain has product MGWGPRPGGGWGALPPPLLLLLALPGCTRPSTPPPPSRAAPAAVTVTGAARCPGGAWPSGAGPALWVEPGPTSVTAAAGGAGLSLECRFRAPPGARVRWFRLCPPARDRNCSGRAEPVEGGDGARLEFPRPRPEHAGLYHCRVQAGGGAARSCGTFLRVREAPAPPSLAGVTKSRVIAAQGVLLLLSAAGPGLLLLYRKRWANERLLQAKKSLCEEENLYEGLNLDECSMYEDISRGGAQPTYQDVGSVRGGDSVLEKP; this is encoded by the exons atgggttggggacccaggcccgggggggggtggggggcgctgccccccccgctgctgctgctgctggcgctgccag gCTGCACGCGCCCGTCGACCCCGCCCCCTCCTTCGCGCGCGGCCCCGGCCGCCGTGACCGTGACGGGCGCCGCGCGCTGCCCGGGCGGGGCGTGGCCCAGCGGCGCTGGCCCCGCCCTGTGGGTGGAGCCGGGCCCGACCTCGGtgacggcggcggcggggggggcggggctgagccTCGAGTGCCGGTTCCGCGCCCCCCCCGGCGCGCGGGTGCGGTGGTTCCGCCTCTGCCCGCCGGCGCGCGACCGGAACTGCAGCGGCCGCGCGGAGCCCGTGGAGGGCGGGGACGGCGCGCGCCTGGAGTTCCCGCGCCCGCGCCCTGAGCACGCGGGGCTCTACCACTGCCGCGTGCAGGCGGGGGGCGGCGCGGCGCGCTCCTGCGGCACCTTCCTGCGCGTGCGCG AGGCCCCCGCGCCGCCGTCCCTGGCCGGGGTCACCAAGTCGCGCGTCATCGCGGCGCagggggtgctgctgctgctcagcgccgcggggccggggctgctgctgctctacCGG AAGCGCTGGGCCAACGAGCGGCTGCTGCAGGCCAAGAAGAGCCTGTGCGAGGAGGAGAATCTTTATGAG gggcTGAACCTGGACGAGTGCTCCATGTACGAGGACATTTcgcgggggggggcgcagcccacCTACCAGGACGTGGGCAGCGTGCGGGGGGGGGACAGCGTGCTGGAGAAACCGTGA